Proteins encoded in a region of the Armatimonadota bacterium genome:
- the aroB gene encoding 3-dehydroquinate synthase, with product MTVETSRGEYPIRFVDVAEAFAGLPVDVRTVTDSNLSRLYPDLLDGRTVRSVLAGESSKCLGEFGRCTSWLAETGANRRTTVVAFGGGVVGDLAGFVAAAYMRGVDLVMVPTSLMAMVDSSIGGKVAIDLPEGKNLVGAFWPPREVRVATGFLKTLPHRELLCGAAEVWKYGLTLDAGLLAELETQPLGLGSDLDGIVRRCLELKAEVVQNDEFETTGRRAVLNFGHTVGHAIEALQEYRGLNHGEAVAVGMVVEARLGERIGVTEPGTADRARLGLALQGLPTVVPEGLAAEALADAMRRDKKVEGQGLTFSLVERPGECKLIRGVERSAVLEALAIR from the coding sequence ATGACGGTCGAGACCTCCCGGGGCGAATATCCCATCCGCTTCGTCGACGTTGCGGAGGCATTCGCGGGTCTTCCGGTAGATGTCCGGACGGTCACGGATTCGAACCTGTCGAGGCTGTATCCGGACCTCCTCGACGGTCGCACCGTCCGTTCGGTGCTTGCCGGAGAGTCGAGCAAGTGCCTCGGGGAGTTCGGCCGTTGTACGTCCTGGCTCGCCGAGACCGGCGCCAACCGGCGGACGACGGTCGTCGCGTTCGGAGGTGGCGTGGTCGGAGACTTGGCCGGCTTCGTCGCCGCTGCATACATGAGGGGCGTAGACCTCGTGATGGTGCCCACCAGTTTGATGGCCATGGTCGACTCGTCGATCGGTGGCAAGGTCGCGATCGACCTTCCGGAAGGGAAGAACCTCGTCGGCGCCTTCTGGCCGCCAAGAGAAGTCCGGGTCGCGACGGGGTTCCTCAAGACCCTTCCGCACCGTGAGCTCCTTTGCGGGGCGGCAGAAGTCTGGAAGTACGGGCTGACCCTTGACGCCGGTCTGCTTGCCGAGCTCGAGACCCAGCCCCTGGGACTCGGGTCGGACCTGGACGGGATCGTCCGAAGGTGTTTGGAGCTGAAAGCGGAGGTCGTCCAAAACGACGAATTCGAGACGACGGGCCGCAGGGCCGTCTTGAACTTCGGCCACACGGTCGGACACGCGATCGAGGCGCTTCAGGAGTATCGCGGACTCAACCATGGCGAGGCTGTCGCCGTAGGGATGGTCGTGGAAGCGAGGCTCGGAGAGCGGATCGGCGTCACGGAGCCCGGAACGGCCGATCGGGCCCGCTTGGGCCTCGCGTTACAGGGGCTTCCGACCGTCGTTCCCGAGGGCCTTGCGGCCGAAGCGTTGGCCGACGCCATGCGCCGGGACAAGAAAGTCGAGGGGCAGGGCCTGACGTTCAGCCTCGTGGAAAGGCCAGGCGAGTGTAAACTTATCAGAGGCGTGGAAAGGTCGGCAGTCCTGGAAGCGTTGGCGATACGATGA
- a CDS encoding shikimate kinase codes for MKLAGSLDVPFLDTDVLLERRLGRPIRQWFQIYGETAFREHEHLVLAEMTEEEGVLATGGGIVLREDNWAEMHRLGVVVFLDVLPEVLKERLRTTKRKRPLLEHADWEERFDSLLTQRRDLYLRADFVVPSGAEDHDVVASRIKEMLLGE; via the coding sequence ATGAAGCTGGCCGGATCGCTCGACGTCCCGTTCCTCGATACGGACGTCTTGCTCGAGCGGCGGCTCGGACGCCCGATCCGTCAATGGTTCCAGATCTATGGCGAGACCGCCTTCCGCGAACACGAGCACTTGGTCCTTGCCGAGATGACCGAGGAAGAAGGCGTCTTAGCGACGGGGGGCGGGATCGTCCTCCGTGAAGACAACTGGGCCGAAATGCACCGTTTGGGCGTCGTCGTCTTCCTCGACGTCCTGCCTGAAGTCCTCAAAGAGCGGTTAAGGACGACCAAGCGCAAGCGGCCCTTGCTCGAACATGCCGACTGGGAAGAGCGGTTCGACTCTCTCCTCACCCAGCGCCGCGACCTGTACCTTCGAGCCGATTTCGTCGTGCCCTCAGGTGCGGAGGACCATGACGTCGTCGCGTCGCGCATCAAGGAGATGCTGCTGGGGGAATGA
- a CDS encoding secretin and TonB N-terminal domain-containing protein, producing MKSRTLFGTLLGFAVLATALTAPVSSTAQNQDVNNQNIAELNLDQADVRDALKALFKIVNANYTVSQEVQGTVTVHLKDVPFQTALRNILNQVNATYRVEGTTYTIIPKPEVNLNPGNTDTGNLPNTSTSKPTVRIKVRHADPQLISQILAGTIDIGTQPESSTMTGLGGGGGFGGGGFSGGGFSGGGFSGGGFSGGGFGGGGFSGGGFGGGGFGGGGFSGGGFGGGGFGGGGGGGFGR from the coding sequence ATGAAATCAAGAACTCTCTTCGGAACCTTGCTGGGCTTCGCGGTACTGGCGACGGCATTGACCGCGCCCGTTTCCTCGACGGCCCAGAACCAGGACGTCAACAACCAGAACATCGCCGAACTCAACCTCGATCAGGCTGACGTCCGCGACGCTCTGAAGGCCCTGTTCAAGATCGTGAACGCTAACTACACGGTCTCGCAGGAAGTCCAAGGCACGGTCACCGTCCATTTGAAGGACGTCCCGTTCCAGACCGCGTTGAGGAACATCCTCAACCAGGTCAATGCGACGTACCGCGTCGAGGGCACGACCTACACGATCATCCCGAAGCCTGAAGTCAACTTGAACCCGGGCAACACGGACACCGGCAACCTGCCGAACACGTCGACGTCCAAGCCGACGGTCCGGATCAAGGTCCGCCACGCCGACCCGCAGTTGATCAGCCAGATCCTCGCGGGCACGATCGACATCGGTACGCAGCCGGAGTCCAGCACCATGACGGGGCTCGGCGGCGGCGGCGGCTTCGGCGGCGGCGGCTTCTCGGGCGGCGGTTTCAGCGGCGGCGGCTTCTCGGGCGGCGGTTTCAGCGGCGGCGGCTTCGGCGGCGGCGGCTTTAGCGGCGGCGGCTTCGGCGGCGGCGGTTTCGGCGGCGGCGGCTTTAGCGGCGGCGGCTTCGGCGGCGGCGGCTTTGGCGGCGGCGGCGGCGGCGGCTTCGGGCGCTGA